A single region of the Devosia sp. FJ2-5-3 genome encodes:
- a CDS encoding precorrin-2 C(20)-methyltransferase produces MSGVLYGVGTGPGDPELLTLKAVKAISGADVVAYFAKRGNPSNARAIVADHIRADQIEERLDYPVTTESHRHSEDYRTQISAFYEEAASRLAAHLDAGRNVAVLSEGDPLLYGSYMHLHQRLTVCYPIHVIAGITAMSGSWSAAGLPLVQGDDILTVLPGTLDIEELERRLLDSEGVVIMKLGRNLPKVRQALINTGRLDSAIYVERGTMAAEKICELREKTDDSAPYFSLILVPGWSTRP; encoded by the coding sequence GTGAGCGGTGTTCTCTATGGAGTTGGCACCGGCCCGGGTGATCCGGAACTGCTGACGCTGAAGGCGGTAAAGGCCATCAGCGGCGCCGATGTCGTGGCCTATTTCGCCAAGCGCGGCAATCCGAGCAATGCCCGCGCCATCGTGGCCGATCACATCCGCGCCGATCAGATCGAAGAACGGCTCGACTATCCGGTCACCACCGAGAGCCATCGGCACAGCGAAGATTACCGTACGCAGATTTCCGCATTCTACGAAGAAGCCGCTTCCCGGCTCGCAGCGCATCTCGATGCCGGTCGCAATGTCGCCGTGCTCAGCGAAGGCGATCCGCTGCTCTACGGAAGTTACATGCACCTGCACCAAAGGTTAACAGTCTGTTACCCAATTCACGTCATTGCGGGAATTACCGCCATGTCCGGCAGCTGGTCTGCAGCGGGCCTTCCGCTGGTGCAAGGCGATGATATCCTTACTGTTCTTCCGGGCACGCTCGACATCGAAGAGCTTGAGCGCCGTCTCCTCGACAGCGAGGGCGTAGTCATCATGAAGCTGGGCCGAAACCTGCCCAAAGTGCGCCAAGCCCTTATAAATACTGGGCGTTTGGATAGTGCCATCTATGTCGAACGCGGCACGATGGCGGCTGAGAAAATCTGCGAACTTCGGGAAAAAACCGACGATTCGGCACCGTATTTCTCCCTGATCCTCGTTCCAGGCTGGAGCACGCGCCCATGA
- a CDS encoding precorrin-8X methylmutase, whose translation MISYDYIREGDAIYRQSFAIIRAEADLSAFSSDEAELAVRMIHAAGSVDAVQHFVFGPGFVEAGRAALQAGAPILCDAEMVARGITAARLPAGNEVICTLRDPQTPEIATRIGNTRSAAALDLWGDRLEGAVVAIGNAPTALFHLLELLRDGAPRPAAIIGMPVGFVGAMESKDALAEHSYGVPFAIVRGRLGGSAMTSACLNALARPGL comes from the coding sequence ATGATTTCATACGATTACATTCGGGAAGGCGACGCGATCTATCGCCAGTCCTTCGCGATCATCCGCGCCGAAGCCGATCTATCGGCATTTTCGTCGGACGAAGCCGAGCTGGCCGTGCGCATGATCCATGCTGCCGGTTCGGTCGATGCGGTGCAGCACTTCGTCTTTGGCCCAGGCTTTGTCGAAGCGGGCCGCGCCGCGCTGCAGGCCGGCGCTCCCATCCTCTGCGACGCCGAGATGGTAGCGCGCGGCATCACCGCCGCTCGCCTCCCCGCCGGCAATGAGGTGATCTGCACGCTGCGCGATCCGCAGACGCCCGAGATAGCCACCCGCATCGGCAATACGCGCTCGGCTGCAGCTCTCGACCTCTGGGGCGACCGTCTCGAAGGCGCAGTCGTTGCCATCGGCAATGCCCCGACCGCACTCTTCCACCTTCTCGAACTTCTGCGCGACGGCGCCCCGCGCCCTGCCGCCATCATCGGCATGCCGGTCGGCTTTGTCGGCGCGATGGAATCGAAGGATGCGTTGGCCGAGCACAGTTATGGCGTGCCCTTCGCCATCGTCCGCGGACGCCTCGGCGGCAGCGCCATGACCTCGGCCTGCCTCAACGCCTTGGCGAGGCCCGGCCTGTGA
- a CDS encoding precorrin-3B C(17)-methyltransferase, translated as MTGRLLVIGTGPGNPAQTTPQALDFIAQGEQFFGYGPYLDRLDLRPDQQRIASDNREELHRAKAALTAAAKGHIVCVVSGGDPGVFAMAAAICEAVENGPPSWLHLDIQIIPGVTAMLAVAARAGAPLGHDFCAISLSDNLKPWPIIEQRLRAVSAVGLVIALYNPISKARPWQLPAAFAILRETLPWTTPVIFGRAVGRPDESFSVVPLSEADQQTADMSTCVIIGSPETRIIERPGRDPLVYSPRGIGV; from the coding sequence ATGACCGGACGCCTTCTCGTCATCGGCACCGGCCCCGGCAACCCTGCCCAGACCACCCCGCAAGCGCTTGATTTCATTGCGCAAGGCGAGCAGTTCTTCGGCTATGGTCCCTATCTCGACCGGCTCGACCTCCGCCCCGACCAGCAGCGCATCGCCTCGGACAACCGCGAGGAACTCCACCGCGCCAAGGCCGCACTCACCGCAGCCGCCAAGGGCCACATTGTCTGCGTCGTCTCCGGCGGCGACCCCGGTGTCTTCGCCATGGCAGCAGCCATCTGCGAGGCCGTGGAGAACGGGCCCCCGTCCTGGCTTCACCTCGATATTCAGATCATCCCCGGCGTCACTGCCATGCTCGCCGTCGCGGCCCGCGCCGGCGCCCCGCTGGGCCACGATTTCTGCGCTATCTCCTTGTCGGATAACCTAAAACCGTGGCCTATCATCGAGCAACGATTGCGGGCCGTCTCGGCTGTGGGGCTCGTCATCGCCCTCTACAATCCCATTTCCAAGGCGCGCCCCTGGCAATTGCCGGCTGCTTTCGCCATCCTGCGCGAAACTCTGCCCTGGACCACGCCGGTCATTTTCGGCCGCGCCGTCGGTCGGCCAGATGAGAGTTTCTCCGTCGTCCCCCTTTCGGAAGCGGACCAGCAGACTGCCGACATGTCCACCTGTGTCATCATCGGCTCGCCCGAGACCCGCATCATCGAGCGTCCCGGACGCGATCCGCTGGTCTATTCGCCGCGCGGCATAGGAGTGTAA